Proteins from a single region of Spodoptera frugiperda isolate SF20-4 chromosome 8, AGI-APGP_CSIRO_Sfru_2.0, whole genome shotgun sequence:
- the LOC118263104 gene encoding transcriptional regulatory protein AlgP-like — MQTEKNITNIPPEEEKVGELSSPAVVLAEGPSGSGARGEALDSSGKSHTRAPSRKGSDSESDSSSVSGVSVILKRQTRSTFKRPRMEEGLGLSSSSNALEAPAPPKIPTAARGGGRGKAKRRAATARSKPAECPAAADSTLKSAAQSDSSVMEVLDVEGSKGARLSETLRQAVREGLRLVAGKKTQSARAAQLKLVEAEIMAAAFDVCRIPSAGKVHQELAEMRRELARLSVSNAALEAELRSTKAELAACRRSQLQPPAQPQAEPDVLGLLRREMTAFQQRYDVLESRLLRPPLAASSTYAAVAARPSSSSGQTGRGAQPPARTRAALPARAPAPPPTQGPAVQTTDASAGRKKRRRGAAAQQIAPATGVPTPTARGSEWQVVGEARRVAKEARKRRKKEQRQRRQQQRREKVAQCKAAIERDATPAPTSDSQITVK; from the coding sequence atgcagacagaaaaaaatataaccaatATACCACCAGAGGAGGAGAAGGTAGGCGAGCTTAGCTCGCCTGCAGTTGTTTTAGCAGAGGGCCCGAGTGGCTCTGGtgcccgtggggaggcgctggactcgtccggcaagtcccacacacgggCCCCAAGTCGGAAGGGatcggactcggagtccgactcctcATCCGTGTCTGGCGTGAGCGTGATTTTAAAGCGCCAGACAAGGTCTACCTTTAAACGTCCCAGGATGGAAGAAGGTCTGGGTCTGTCCTCGTCCTCCAACGCGCTGGAGGCCCCGGCCCCCCCTAAAATCCCTACGGCTGCGCGGGGTGGAGGCAGGGGGAAGGCCAAGAGGCGGGCAGCCACTGCCCGGTCCAAGCCGGCTGAGTGTCCGGCTGCGGCGGATAGCACCCTGAAAAGTGCAGCTCAGTCAGACTCCTCCGTGATGGAGGTTTTGGACGTGGAGGGGTCAAAAGGTGCGCGCCTTTCTGAGACGCTACGCCAAGCCGTCAGGGAGGGGCTCCGGCTGGTAGCGGGGAAGAAAACCCAGTCCGCGAGAGCCGCTCAGTTAAAGTTGGTGGAGGCCGAAATTATGGCGGCGGCCTTCGATGTATGCAGAATTCCCTCAGCGGGAAAAGTCCATCAGGAGTTGGCCGAAATGCGGCGAGAGCTGGCTCGCCTGTCGGTCTCGAATGCCGCTCTGGAGGCCGAGCTTCGGTCCACCAAGGCTGAGCTTGCCGCTTGCCGTAGAAGCCAACTCCAACCTCCAGCGCAACCTCAGGCGGAGCCCGATGTGCTCGGGCTGTTGCGCAGGGAGATGACTGCTTTCCAGCAGCGCTATGACGTGCTGGAAAGCAGGCTCCTCCGTCCCCCTCTAGCGGCCTCGAGCACGTACGCGGCGGTTGCAGCTAGGCCGTCGTCCTCTTCAGGGCAGACTGGCCGCGGCGCTCAACCGCCGGCTAGAACAAGAGCGGCTCTTCCAGCGAGGGCCCCAGCGCCCCCTCCGACGCAGGGCCCAGCTGTACAGACGACGGATGCATCAGCGGGACGCAAAAAAAGGAGAAGGGGCGCAGCGGCTCAGCAGATAGCCCCAGCCACAGGCGTGCCTACCCCAACAGCAAGGGGTAGTGAGTGGCAAGTAGTAGGCGAGGCGAGGAGGGTCGCCAAAGAAGCAAGGAAGCGCCGCAAGAAAgagcagcggcagcggcggcagcaaCAGCGCAGAgaaaa